A single window of Liolophura sinensis isolate JHLJ2023 chromosome 6, CUHK_Ljap_v2, whole genome shotgun sequence DNA harbors:
- the LOC135466213 gene encoding LOW QUALITY PROTEIN: uncharacterized protein LOC135466213 (The sequence of the model RefSeq protein was modified relative to this genomic sequence to represent the inferred CDS: deleted 1 base in 1 codon) produces the protein MAESSAVADRSTGIIQVGILTVSDSCFSKTAEDRSGPKLRKLIEEKHVFNGLVVAQAIVPDEIDKIKAILVSWSDDRQLDVILTTGGTGFAPRDVTPEATKAVLEKEALGMSVAMIKGSLDITPLAMLSRLVCGTRKGTLIINLPGSSKGSQECLGFVVPAIPHAVDLLRGHKEGVKATHKALQEKGPVSQGNRTEDAGTDEVEELHLLGKDSGRSTRSREHRHKRHKEQPKLRKLKDRRSKRKRTTRTVHSETIFDGTSGLENSSVIASEHGDHPEGRHSHMVTRSRHSRKAKSPGHGNASDSLKDISEAVYVIREEEVCDGHVVSEVEVPNSAEVNSCEVEPMDEVEGLAQEEVCEVIIPGENSASLTGEDENVAETAVVSVDSTESQPQINLLLDCGGDSAARVTASHEEDKENSADGSPYAAPSTPDQSSNVSVANSEHGDASVYEFSEKGAEAAKADVSTGIATASETVESSRKGAKLSRKSQSGISKREILRAKIHKVRTNEYPIDYVEVGEKFKAYFQTHPAIRGIYLNKGKREVKRNLVVLSRADKAVDRGSWQRGKHVHERNRLDDHFQLTEEGKKKREMILKRLHRDEYAVNWYLFCPGHGNCRRKCGGYGKCVEGCKGMSHKQDRHNCSLMVNLKLFVSDLMQWRVHITGCHVPVEANFTWIPPTSNQERISEDIRDVILSASEKKASPSQIQQMVNKVIGPETCASTHITPPSKRQIGRLVSSMKKRRKVKDYNFKDKTTVENEDNQVGETYECDHPVRSKAVTTSSETQVQACTSHEGIYQGNHQTMNIPCTSVTVCSPTANQMNPALIQTQSHPQLMPHDQMQPIMQAVSNMTPANPGGVITGPQLFMYHDCPDQPAYYYTPTPAPTTMHVQTVAQHGGGVAVPAGTVTQPSQTPVMCPVQTPSMEIMEVSGTNTAVPQMHDVQVASPKLSNPLNFQTEKHGSSKFELTDSQHSHGHSNHHHGSDHHSNNHHGSDHHGNYHPHGNDRKGHYHDSDHDGSSHRECKHTFPSHNVESDIGISRVAYRPRESPYPMITVPEAMAKVLAESPVQSTELVDTSDALGRFLAEDILAADHHPPFPASIKDGYAVIAADGDGIRQVLGEAAAGDDPQEEVLPGQCVRINTGAPLPRGADSVVQVEDTHLEKAADEGQTEVEIKIMRAPTLGQDIRPVGSDIPKGHQVLSSGMKLGPAELGLLATVGVMTVKCHKLPVVGVMSTGNELIEPNAPLSSGKIRDSNRMTLLSQIKEAGFPVVDLGIAKDNTDDLMDLLRSAMERADVIITSGGVSMGDKDLLKQVLQQGLQAEMHFARSEKLKPTTFFTVQQEKKKVLFFGLPGNPVSALVTCNLYVIPALNKMAGNPAPERTVIRVKVERDIYLDPRPEYHRAVITWHPGDPIPSATSTGNQLSSRLLSMCSANGLLVLPPRSEEKQIMKEGELTDAMIINRL, from the exons atggcggaGAGTTCGGCTGTTGCCGACAGAAGCACTGGCATTATCCAAGTGGGCATTTTGACAG TTAGTGATAGCTGTTTCAGTAAGACAGCAGAAGATCGCAGTGGACCTAAACTCCGGAAATTAATTGAAGAGAAACATGt ATTCAAtggcctggtggtggcacaagcTATTGTCCCTGACGAGATTGACAAGATTAAG GCCATTCTGGTATCATGGAGTGATGACAGACAGCTGGATGTGATACTGACGACAGGTGGGACAGGGTTTGCTCCTCGGGATGTCACCCCTGAG GCCACGAAGGCTGTATTGGAGAAGGAAGCACTAGGGATGTCTGTGGCCATGATAAAAGGATCACTGGACATCACACCCTTAGCAATGCTGTCCAG atTGGTCTGTGGGACTAGGAAGGGCACACTTATTATCAACTTGCCTGGTAGCTCTAAAGGATCTCAG GAGTGCCTAGGGTTTGTTGTGCCAGCCATACCTCATGCTGTAGACTTGTTACGAGGACACAAAGAGGGTGTCAAAGCTACTCACAAAGCACTGCAAGAGAAAGGCCCTGTAAGCCAG GGAAACAGGACTGAAGATGCAGGAACAGATGAAGTAGAAGAATTGCATTTGCTGGGGAAAGATTCTGGACGGTCTACAAGATCTAGAGAACACAGACATAAGAGGCACAAGGAACAGCCCAAACTACGGAAACTGAAAGATAGACGAAGTAAAAGAAAGAGAACAACCAGAACTGTGCATTCTGAGACCATCTTTGATGGTACATCAGGACTTGAGAACAGCAGTGTTATTGCTAGTGAGCATGGTGACCATCCAGAAGGTAGACATAGCCATATGGTGACAAGATCGAGGCATTCAAGGAAAGCTAAGTCTCCTGGACATGGGAATGCCAGTGATAGCCTGAAAGACATTAGTGAAGCTGTATATGTCATTAGAGAAGAGGAAGTTTGTGATGGTCATGTCGTTTCTGAGGTAGAGGTGCCAAACAGTGCTGAAGTGAATAGTTGTGAGGTTGAGCCCATGGATGAGGTTGAAGGTTTAGCACAGGAGGAGGTCTGTGAGGTGATAATTCCAGGTGAGAACTCAGCCAGTCTTACAGGTGAGGATGAGAATGTGGCCGAGACAGCAGTAGTCAGTGTGGACAGTACAGAAAGTCAGCCTCAGATAAATCTGCTCCTGGACTGTGGAGGTGACTCGGCTGCCAGGGTGACAGCTAGTCATGAGGAGGACAAGGAAAATAGTGCAGATGGTTCTCCCTATGCAGCGCCGAGCACACCTGACCAGTCCTCTAATGTGTCTGTGGCTAACAGTGAACACGGTGATGCCAGTGTGTATGAGTTTAGTGAGAAAGGTGCTGAGGCAGCCAAGGCGGACGTATCAACAGGTATAGCAACTGCCTCTGAAACTGTGGAATCCTCCAGAAAAGGTGCCAAATTATCCAGAAAATCTCAGAGTGGGATCTCTAAACGAGAAATTTTACGGGCCAAAATTCACAAAGTACGGACAAATGAATATCCAATAGACTATGTGGAAGTTGGTGAGAAATTTAAAGCATACTTTCAAACACATCCTGCAATAAGAGGAATATATCTTAATAAAGGAAAGCGTGAAGTGAAGCGCAATCTGGTGGTGTTGAGTAGAGCAGACAAGGCTGTGGACAGGGGAAGCTGGCAGCGAGGAAAACATGTTCATGAACGCAACAGGCTGGACGACCATTTCCAGCTGACAGAAGAGGGCAAGAAAAAGAGGGAGATGATTTTGAAAAGGCTACACCGAGATGAATATGCTGTGAATTGGTACTTGTTCTGCCCAGGACATGGGAACTGTCGGCGCAAATGTGGAGGCTATGGCAAATGTGTTGAAG GGTGTAAAGGCATGTCTCACAAGCAGGACCGTCACAACTGCTCTCTGATGGTGAACCTCAAGCTATTTGTCAGTGACCTCATGCAGTGGAGAGTTCACATCACTGGCTGTCATGTTCCAGTGGAGGCAAACTTCACCTGGATTCCGCCCACCTCAAATCAAGAGAGAATCAGCGAAGACATCCGTGATGTCATTCTGTCAGCTTCAGAGAAGAAGGCAAGTCCCTCCCAGATTCAACAGATGGTTAATAAAGTGATTGGACCAGAGACATGTGCTAGCACTCATATCACGCCACCCTCAAAGCGACAGATCGGACGTCTTGTATCTAGCATGAAGAAGCGGCGTAAGGTGAAAGACTATAATTTTAAAGACAAGACCACGGTAGAAAATGAGGATAACCAGGTTGGTGAAACATATGAGTGTGATCACCCTGTGAGGTCAAAAGCTGTCACTACGTCATCAGAAACGCAAGTACAGGCTTGTACTAGTCATGAAGGAATTTATCAAGGAAATCACCAAACCATGAACATCCCATGCACATCTGTGACTGTGTGCAGTCCAACAGCTAATCAGATGAATCCTGCATTGATTCAGACTCAGTCACACCCCCAGCTGATGCCACATGACCAGATGCAGCCAATTATGCAGGCCGTGTCTAACATGACTCCTGCAAATCCTGGCGGTGTTATCACTGGACCACAGCTATTCATGTATCATGATTGCCCTGATCAGCCAGCCTATTACTACACACCCACACCTGCACCAACTACCATGCATGTGCAGACAGTGGCTCAGCACGGGGGTGGGGTGGCTGTCCCCGCAGGCACAGTGACTCAGCCCTCACAGACACCTGTTATGTGCCCAGTGCAGACACCCAGTATGGAGATTATGGAGGTATCAGGAACAAACACAGCAGTGCCACAAATGCACGACGTCCAAGTGGCTA GTCCCAAGTTGTCAAATCCATTAAACTTTCAGACTGAAAAACATGGTAGTTCCAAATTTGAGCTGACTGATAGTCAACACTCTCATGGCCACAGCAACCACCATCATGGAAGTGATCACCATAGCAACAACCATCATGGAAGTGATCACCATGGCAACTACCATCCACATGGAAATGATCGCAAAGGACATTACCATGACAGTGATCATGATGGGAGCAGCCATCGTGAATGCAAGCACACGTTTCCATCTCATAATGTTGAAA GTGACATTGGCATATCACGGGTAGCCTACAGGCCGCGAGAATCTCCCTACCCAATGATTACTGTCCCTGAGGCAATGGCTAAGGTCTTGGCTGAGTCACCTGTACAGTCCACAGAACTCGTGGATACCTCAG ATGCTCTGGGTCGATTTCTGGCAGAAGACATCTTGGCAGCTGATCACCACCCTCCATTCCCAGCCTCAATCAAAGATGGGTACGCTGTCATTG CTGCAGATGGTGATGGTATAAGGCAGGTACTAGGCGAAGCAGCCGCTGGAGATGAT CCCCAGGAAGAGGTGTTGCCCGGTCAGTGTGTACGTATCAACACAGGTGCTCCACTACCCCGTGGCGCTGACAGTGTGGTACAGGTGGAGGATACCCATCTGGAGAAGGCGGCTGATGAGGGGCAAACCGAGGTGGAGATCAAAATCATGAGGGCCCCAACTCTGGGACAAGACATCAG ACCTGTAGGTTCTGATATCCCCAAAGGTCACCAAGTATTGAGCTCTGGAATGAAACTGGGACCTGCAGAACTGGGTCTTCTGGCAACTGTTGGTGTGATGACAGTGAAATGTCACAAACTTCCTGTTGTTGGTGTCATGTCTACTGGGAATGAG CTGATAGAACCAAACGCACCTCTGTCTAGTGGGAAAATTAGGGACAGCAACAGGATGACTCTTCTGAGTCAGATCAAAGAGGCTGGCTTCCCTGTGGTAGACCTGGGCATAGCCAAGGACAA CACTGATGATCTGATGGATCTGTTGAGATCAGCTATGGAGAGAGCAGATGTTATAATCACCTCTGGAGGAGTATCAATGGGTGACAAG gaCCTGCTGAAACAAGTGCTGCAGCAAGGTTTACAGGCAGAAATGCATTTTGCAAGATCT gaaaaact gaaacccacgactttCTTTACAGTTCAACAAGAGAAGAAGAAAGTCCTGTTTTTTGGCTTGCCGGGTAATCCTGTGTCAGCCCTAGTGACATGTAATCTGTACGTTATCCCAGCGCTGAATAAAATGGCTGGGAACCCCGCGCCTGAAAGAACAGTTATCAGGGTCAAG GTGGAAAGAGACATTTATCTGGACCCACGACCTGAATATCATAGAGCAGTTATAACCTGGCACCCAGGAGACCCCATCCCATCTGCCACCAGCACAGGAAACCAGCTGAGTAGTCGTCTACTCAGTATGTGTTCAGCTAATGGGCTGCTAGTGCTGCCACCCAGGAGTGAAGAA AAACAGATCATGAAGGAAGGGGAGTTAACTGATGCCATGATCATTAACAGACTGTGA